A single window of Kitasatospora sp. HUAS MG31 DNA harbors:
- a CDS encoding uroporphyrinogen-III synthase — MADLTDCQPTEPVPPLPAAPPLAGYTIGITAARRADELAALLQRRGATVLRAPALRIVPLADDTELLAATRALVADPPDLAVATTGIGFRGWIEAAEGWGLGDGLIAALGKATVLARGPKAKGAIRAAGLREEWSPESESSAEVLERLLEQGVAGRRIAVQLHGAPLRDFVTSLAAAGAEVVEVPVYRWLPPVDLVPLDRLLDACCNGTLDAVTFTSAPAAISLLERAAERGLTDELLHALRHDLLPVCVGPVTAAPLEELDIPTAKPERMRLGAMVQTLTAELPARSRRLTVAGHTLELRGQAALVDGELRPVPPAGMALLRALARRPGWVVPRAELLRALPGSGEDEHAVETAMARLRAALGTPRLIATVVKRGYRLAV; from the coding sequence ATGGCCGACCTGACCGACTGTCAGCCGACCGAACCCGTGCCGCCCCTCCCGGCCGCACCCCCACTGGCGGGCTACACCATCGGCATCACCGCCGCCCGCCGGGCCGACGAACTCGCCGCCCTCCTCCAGCGCCGCGGCGCCACCGTGCTGCGCGCCCCCGCCCTGCGGATCGTCCCGCTCGCCGACGACACCGAGCTCCTCGCCGCCACCCGCGCCCTGGTCGCCGACCCGCCGGACCTCGCGGTCGCCACCACCGGCATCGGCTTCCGCGGCTGGATCGAGGCCGCCGAGGGCTGGGGCCTCGGCGACGGGCTGATCGCCGCCCTCGGCAAGGCCACCGTCCTCGCCCGCGGACCCAAGGCCAAGGGCGCCATCCGCGCCGCCGGCCTGCGCGAGGAGTGGTCCCCCGAGTCCGAGTCCTCCGCCGAGGTCCTGGAACGCCTCCTGGAGCAGGGCGTCGCCGGCCGCCGGATCGCCGTCCAGCTGCACGGCGCCCCGCTGCGCGACTTCGTCACCTCCCTGGCGGCCGCCGGCGCCGAGGTCGTCGAGGTCCCCGTCTACCGCTGGCTGCCGCCCGTCGACCTCGTCCCGCTCGACCGCCTCCTCGACGCCTGCTGCAACGGCACCCTGGACGCCGTCACCTTCACCAGCGCACCCGCCGCGATCAGCCTGCTGGAACGCGCCGCCGAACGCGGCCTGACCGACGAACTCCTCCACGCCCTGCGGCACGACCTCCTGCCGGTCTGCGTCGGCCCGGTCACCGCCGCTCCGCTGGAGGAGCTGGACATCCCCACCGCCAAGCCCGAGCGGATGCGGCTCGGCGCCATGGTGCAGACCCTCACCGCCGAGCTGCCCGCCCGCTCCCGCCGGCTCACCGTCGCCGGGCACACCCTGGAACTGCGGGGACAGGCGGCGCTGGTCGACGGGGAGCTGCGGCCGGTACCGCCGGCCGGGATGGCCCTGCTGCGGGCGCTGGCACGGCGGCCCGGATGGGTGGTGCCGCGGGCCGAGCTGCTGCGGGCGCTGCCCGGCAGCGGGGAGGACGAGCACGCCGTCGAGACCGCGATGGCCCGCCTCCGCGCCGCCCTCGGCACACCCCGGCTGATCGCCACCGTGGTCAAGCGCGGCTACCGCCTGGCCGTCTAG
- the prfB gene encoding peptide chain release factor 2, translated as MAAVDPSEELKNLESTMGSIEAVLDLDKIRADIARLEEEAAAPALWDDVANAQKVTSRLSFLQGELRKVETLRGRVDDLAVLFELAEAENDADTRVEAENELASVKKAVEELEVRTLLSGEYDSREALVNIRAEAGGVDAADFAEQLMRMYLRWAERHGYSTEVYDTSYAEEAGIKSATFTVRAPYAYGTLSVEQGTHRLVRISPFDNQGRRQTSFAGVEVLPVVEQSDHVDIDEGELRIDVYRASGPGGQGVNTTDSAVRITHLPTGIVVSCQNERSQIQNKASAMNVLQAKLLERRRQEEKAAMDALKDGGSSWGNQMRSYVLHPYQMVKDLRTEYEVGNPQSVLDGDIDGFIEAGIRWRKQRETATD; from the coding sequence GTGGCAGCCGTCGATCCTTCCGAAGAGCTCAAGAACCTCGAATCGACCATGGGGTCGATCGAGGCCGTCCTCGACCTGGACAAGATCCGGGCCGACATCGCACGCCTTGAGGAGGAGGCGGCCGCGCCGGCCCTGTGGGACGACGTGGCGAACGCGCAGAAGGTCACCAGCCGGCTCTCCTTCCTCCAGGGCGAGCTGCGCAAGGTCGAGACCCTCCGTGGCCGGGTCGACGACCTCGCCGTCCTGTTCGAGCTGGCCGAGGCCGAGAACGACGCCGACACCCGCGTCGAGGCCGAGAACGAGCTCGCGTCGGTCAAGAAGGCCGTCGAGGAGCTGGAGGTCCGCACCCTCCTGTCCGGCGAGTACGACTCCCGCGAGGCGCTCGTCAACATCCGCGCCGAGGCCGGTGGCGTGGACGCCGCCGACTTCGCCGAGCAGCTGATGCGCATGTACCTGCGCTGGGCCGAGCGCCACGGGTACAGCACCGAGGTCTACGACACCTCGTACGCGGAGGAGGCCGGCATCAAGTCCGCGACCTTCACCGTCCGGGCCCCGTACGCGTACGGCACGCTCTCCGTCGAGCAGGGCACCCACCGCCTGGTCCGCATCTCGCCGTTCGACAACCAGGGCCGCCGGCAGACCTCCTTCGCGGGCGTCGAGGTGCTCCCGGTCGTCGAGCAGAGCGACCACGTCGACATCGACGAGGGCGAGCTGCGCATCGACGTGTACCGCGCCTCCGGCCCCGGCGGCCAGGGCGTCAACACCACGGACTCCGCGGTCCGCATCACCCACCTGCCCACCGGCATCGTGGTCTCCTGCCAGAACGAGCGCTCGCAGATCCAGAACAAGGCCTCGGCGATGAACGTCCTCCAGGCCAAGCTGCTGGAGCGGCGCCGCCAGGAGGAGAAGGCCGCGATGGACGCGCTCAAGGACGGCGGTTCGTCCTGGGGCAACCAGATGCGCTCCTACGTCCTGCACCCGTACCAGATGGTCAAGGACCTGCGCACCGAGTACGAGGTCGGCAACCCGCAGTCCGTGCTGGACGGCGACATCGACGGCTTCATCGAGGCCGGCATCCGCTGGCGCAAGCAGCGGGAGACCGCCACCGACTGA
- a CDS encoding S41 family peptidase, whose protein sequence is MPAAQRVRRGATLSLVFGAVLMAGAAAGAWDEPDRAPLPPSSDTAQLAAQDLTGADLSPQQAERLVGESGDRWAAYLGPEQYADTTRGRYLGVGLSVDRAADGSTSVTEVVADGPAAAALIAPGDRLLRIDGEAADALPVTEVVARLRGRQAGTGVVLALSRTDGPVREVTLTRAVLAAREVAVDHPAPEVTRIAVHAFTRGVADQVRTAARGARGVVLDLRGNSGGLVDEAVATASVFLDGGSVASYQVRGERRELVAAGGGDTATPLVVLVDGGTMSAAELLAGALQDRCRAVLVGSRTFGKGTVQQPSRLADGSVLELTVGRYATPAGRSPDGEGLLPDVPAGGPGDTADLAVRVLAGLRARA, encoded by the coding sequence ATGCCGGCAGCACAGCGCGTACGACGAGGGGCCACGCTCAGCCTGGTGTTCGGCGCCGTGCTGATGGCCGGCGCCGCCGCCGGGGCCTGGGACGAGCCCGACCGCGCGCCGTTACCGCCGTCCTCCGACACCGCGCAGCTCGCCGCCCAGGACCTCACCGGAGCCGACCTCTCGCCGCAGCAGGCCGAGCGGCTGGTCGGCGAGAGCGGCGACCGCTGGGCCGCCTACCTCGGCCCCGAGCAGTACGCCGACACCACCCGCGGCCGCTACCTCGGCGTCGGGCTCTCGGTGGACCGCGCCGCCGACGGCAGCACCTCGGTCACCGAGGTGGTTGCCGACGGGCCGGCCGCCGCCGCCCTGATCGCCCCCGGCGACCGGCTGCTGCGGATCGACGGCGAGGCGGCCGACGCGCTGCCGGTCACCGAGGTCGTCGCCCGGCTGCGCGGGCGGCAGGCCGGTACCGGGGTGGTCCTGGCGCTGAGCCGGACCGACGGGCCGGTCCGCGAGGTGACGCTGACCCGGGCGGTGCTGGCCGCCCGCGAGGTCGCCGTGGACCACCCGGCGCCGGAGGTCACCCGGATCGCCGTCCACGCCTTCACCCGCGGCGTGGCCGACCAGGTGCGGACCGCCGCCCGGGGCGCCAGGGGCGTGGTCCTGGACCTGCGGGGCAACTCCGGCGGGCTGGTCGACGAGGCCGTGGCCACCGCCTCGGTCTTCCTGGACGGCGGCTCGGTCGCCTCGTACCAGGTGCGCGGCGAGCGCCGGGAGCTGGTGGCGGCCGGCGGCGGCGACACCGCCACCCCGCTGGTGGTCCTGGTCGACGGCGGCACGATGAGCGCCGCCGAACTGCTGGCCGGAGCCCTGCAGGACCGCTGCCGGGCCGTCCTGGTCGGCTCCCGCACCTTCGGCAAGGGCACCGTGCAGCAGCCCAGCCGCCTCGCCGACGGCTCGGTGCTGGAGCTCACCGTCGGCCGGTACGCCACCCCCGCCGGCCGCTCGCCCGACGGCGAGGGCCTGCTGCCCGACGTCCCGGCCGGCGGGCCGGGCGACACGGCCGACCTGGCCGTCCGGGTGCTGGCCGGCCTGCGGGCGCGCGCCTAG
- a CDS encoding alpha/beta hydrolase: MDVSLLTGWLPWTLRIAALAALAAAIGRRDARWYRRELPIALAAALGPTLLGALGVSWFGDLDDPLPFGLWGWTWCALLAVGVLLTGWRGARWWTRAAAPAAMVLAVVCAANSLNIATGYYPDLGDAAADLSGKPVPQQMSLAEARKAVGRAETGRVVAVDIPAQPSGFSHRKEFVYLPPAWFRSKQRPKLPVVEMIGGVFAEPENWIRAGNAVEIADAYAAAHNGNAPILVFADATGDFKTDTECMNGKAGKAEDHLLKDIPKYVSKTFGTATGPKKWAVAGWSMGGTCALTITLAHPDVFGRFLDISGDPAPSKGDRKQTLEELFDGDEQAMAAHDPTSLLAASRRDTFKGVSGWFAVGEDETKRVAQLKKLEPAAKATGIATRVSVIPGKHNWQVAATAFEEALPWLAQELGTPGAKPAKQPAKPAGSPSPSPTAPSGSPTAPPGAPSAASAAPAASPDRK, encoded by the coding sequence ATGGACGTCTCGCTGCTCACCGGTTGGCTCCCCTGGACACTGCGGATCGCCGCGCTCGCCGCGCTGGCGGCCGCGATCGGCCGGCGCGACGCCCGGTGGTACCGCCGCGAGCTGCCGATCGCGCTCGCGGCGGCCCTCGGCCCGACGCTGCTCGGTGCCCTCGGGGTGTCCTGGTTCGGCGACCTGGACGACCCGCTGCCGTTCGGCCTGTGGGGCTGGACCTGGTGCGCGCTGCTCGCGGTGGGCGTCCTGCTGACCGGCTGGCGCGGCGCCCGCTGGTGGACCCGGGCGGCGGCCCCCGCCGCGATGGTGCTGGCGGTGGTCTGCGCGGCCAACTCGCTGAACATCGCCACCGGGTACTACCCGGACCTCGGTGACGCCGCGGCCGACCTCTCCGGGAAGCCGGTGCCGCAGCAGATGAGCCTGGCGGAGGCCCGGAAGGCGGTCGGCCGGGCCGAGACCGGGCGGGTGGTGGCCGTGGACATCCCGGCCCAGCCCAGCGGGTTCTCGCACCGCAAGGAGTTCGTCTACCTGCCCCCGGCCTGGTTCCGCAGCAAGCAGCGGCCCAAGCTGCCGGTGGTGGAGATGATCGGCGGCGTGTTCGCCGAGCCGGAGAACTGGATCAGGGCCGGCAACGCCGTCGAGATCGCCGACGCCTACGCCGCCGCCCACAACGGCAACGCGCCGATCCTGGTCTTCGCCGACGCGACCGGCGACTTCAAGACCGACACCGAGTGCATGAACGGCAAGGCCGGCAAGGCCGAGGACCACCTGCTCAAGGACATCCCGAAGTACGTCTCGAAGACCTTCGGCACGGCCACAGGCCCGAAGAAGTGGGCCGTCGCCGGCTGGTCCATGGGCGGCACCTGCGCGCTCACCATCACCCTGGCCCACCCCGACGTCTTCGGGCGCTTCCTGGACATCTCCGGGGACCCCGCGCCGAGCAAGGGGGACCGGAAGCAGACCCTGGAGGAACTGTTCGACGGGGACGAGCAGGCCATGGCGGCGCACGACCCGACGAGCCTCCTGGCCGCCTCCCGCCGGGACACCTTCAAGGGCGTCTCCGGCTGGTTCGCGGTGGGCGAGGACGAGACCAAGCGCGTCGCCCAGCTCAAGAAACTGGAGCCGGCGGCCAAGGCGACCGGGATCGCCACCCGGGTCTCGGTCATCCCGGGGAAGCACAACTGGCAGGTGGCCGCCACCGCCTTCGAGGAGGCGCTGCCCTGGCTCGCCCAGGAACTCGGCACCCCCGGTGCCAAGCCCGCCAAGCAGCCCGCCAAGCCCGCGGGCTCCCCCTCGCCCTCGCCCACGGCGCCGTCCGGCTCGCCCACGGCACCGCCCGGGGCGCCGTCCGCGGCCTCCGCCGCGCCGGCGGCCTCGCCCGACCGGAAATGA
- a CDS encoding nitrate/nitrite transporter, which yields MRTSARWIQEWDPEDEAFWERTGKKTANRNLIFSVLSEHIGFSIWSLWSVMVLFMGKDYHVDPAGKFFLVAMPTLVGAFVRIPYTVAVARFGGRNWTIVSAALLLVPTLAAAYVMHPGTSYTTFMLVAALTGLGGGNFASSMTNINAFFPNRRKGWALGLNAGGGNIGVPVIQLVALAVITGAGATHPRLVLGVYIPLIVLATVCAALFMDNLAPMKADTGSLAAIVREKHTWLLSVLYIGTFGSFIGFSFAFGLVLQNQFGRTPLQAAQLTFVGPLLGSLIRPVGGWLADRLGGARITLWNFVAMAAAAGLVTYASSIRSLPVFLTGFIALFVFAGLGNGSTYKMIPGIFEAKAQDRIAAGESPEAAAAWSRKMSGAAVGVIGAVGAVGGLLINLAFRQSFLVAKTGTPAFASFLAGYAVCLTLTWAVYLRRPTTTRNARTPALARV from the coding sequence ATGAGAACGAGCGCACGCTGGATCCAGGAATGGGACCCGGAGGACGAGGCCTTCTGGGAGCGCACCGGAAAGAAGACCGCCAACCGCAATCTGATCTTCTCCGTGCTGTCCGAGCACATCGGCTTCTCGATCTGGAGCCTGTGGTCGGTGATGGTGCTCTTCATGGGCAAGGACTACCACGTCGACCCGGCCGGGAAGTTCTTCCTGGTCGCCATGCCGACCCTGGTCGGCGCCTTCGTCCGCATCCCGTACACCGTGGCGGTGGCCCGGTTCGGCGGCCGGAACTGGACGATCGTGTCCGCCGCGCTGCTGCTGGTCCCGACCCTGGCCGCCGCGTACGTGATGCACCCGGGCACCTCGTACACCACCTTCATGCTGGTGGCCGCGCTCACCGGCCTCGGCGGCGGCAACTTCGCCTCCTCGATGACCAACATCAACGCCTTCTTCCCCAACCGCCGCAAGGGCTGGGCGCTCGGGCTCAACGCGGGCGGCGGCAACATCGGCGTCCCGGTCATCCAGCTGGTCGCGCTCGCCGTCATCACCGGCGCCGGCGCCACCCACCCGCGGCTGGTGCTCGGCGTCTACATCCCGCTGATCGTCCTCGCGACGGTCTGCGCGGCGCTCTTCATGGACAACCTGGCGCCGATGAAGGCCGACACCGGCAGCCTGGCCGCTATCGTCCGGGAGAAGCACACCTGGCTGCTGTCCGTGCTCTACATCGGCACCTTCGGCAGCTTCATCGGCTTCTCCTTCGCCTTCGGCCTGGTGCTGCAGAACCAGTTCGGCCGCACCCCGCTGCAGGCCGCCCAGCTGACCTTCGTCGGCCCGCTGCTCGGCTCGCTGATCCGCCCGGTCGGCGGCTGGCTGGCCGACCGGCTCGGCGGCGCCCGGATCACCCTGTGGAACTTCGTCGCCATGGCCGCCGCGGCCGGGCTGGTGACCTACGCCTCCTCGATCCGCTCGCTGCCCGTCTTCCTGACCGGCTTCATCGCCCTCTTCGTCTTCGCCGGCCTCGGCAACGGCTCCACCTACAAGATGATCCCCGGCATCTTCGAGGCCAAGGCCCAGGACCGGATCGCCGCGGGGGAGAGCCCCGAGGCCGCCGCCGCCTGGTCGCGCAAGATGTCCGGCGCCGCGGTCGGCGTGATCGGCGCGGTCGGCGCGGTCGGCGGCCTGCTGATCAACCTCGCCTTCCGGCAGTCCTTCCTCGTCGCCAAGACCGGCACCCCCGCCTTCGCCTCCTTCCTCGCCGGCTACGCGGTCTGCCTCACCCTCACCTGGGCCGTCTACCTGCGCCGACCCACCACCACCAGGAACGCCCGGACCCCCGCCCTGGCCCGGGTCTGA
- the ftsX gene encoding permease-like cell division protein FtsX: MRAQFVLSEIGVGLRRNLTMTIAVVVSVALSLALAGASLLVRDQVNSMKGYWYDKVEVSIYFCTKSDKQSAQCVNGAATDAQVKEVKDSLDKMDLVQSSAFESSADAFKRFKETNPDNPLLAAVGAEAMPQSWRVKLKDPTKYDVIQSQFAGKPGVKSVEDQRKILENLFGLLNGLQTAAFVIMVLMLFVALLLIVNTVRVSAFSRRRETGIMRLVGASNFYVQMPFIAEAAFAALLGAVMASGLLLAGHFFVQGWLAKRVLFIHFIGLSSVLSVIPLLVVVGMGMAGIAAFFTLRKYLKV; the protein is encoded by the coding sequence ATGCGCGCCCAGTTCGTTCTGTCGGAGATCGGTGTCGGTCTCCGCCGCAACCTGACGATGACCATCGCCGTCGTCGTCAGTGTCGCGCTGTCGCTCGCCCTCGCCGGTGCCTCGCTGCTGGTCCGCGACCAGGTCAACTCCATGAAGGGGTACTGGTACGACAAGGTCGAGGTGAGCATCTACTTCTGCACCAAGTCGGACAAGCAGTCCGCGCAGTGCGTCAACGGCGCCGCCACCGACGCGCAGGTGAAGGAGGTCAAGGACTCCCTGGACAAGATGGACCTGGTGCAGAGCTCGGCCTTCGAGAGCTCCGCCGACGCGTTCAAGCGGTTCAAGGAGACCAACCCGGACAACCCGCTGCTGGCCGCGGTGGGCGCGGAGGCGATGCCGCAGTCCTGGCGGGTCAAGCTGAAGGACCCGACCAAGTACGACGTCATCCAGAGCCAGTTCGCCGGCAAACCCGGCGTGAAGTCGGTCGAGGACCAGCGCAAGATCCTGGAGAACCTCTTCGGCCTGCTGAACGGCCTGCAGACGGCGGCCTTCGTGATCATGGTGCTGATGCTGTTCGTCGCGCTGCTGCTGATCGTGAACACCGTCCGGGTGTCCGCGTTCAGCCGACGGCGCGAGACCGGCATCATGCGCCTGGTCGGCGCCTCCAACTTCTATGTCCAGATGCCGTTCATCGCCGAGGCCGCGTTCGCCGCGCTGCTCGGCGCGGTGATGGCCTCCGGGCTGCTGCTGGCGGGCCACTTCTTCGTCCAGGGCTGGCTGGCCAAGCGGGTGCTGTTCATCCACTTCATCGGCCTGTCCTCGGTGCTGTCGGTGATCCCGCTGCTCGTGGTGGTCGGTATGGGCATGGCCGGCATCGCGGCCTTCTTCACCCTCCGCAAGTACCTCAAGGTCTGA
- the ftsE gene encoding cell division ATP-binding protein FtsE yields the protein MIRFDNVSKTYPKQNRPALQNVSLEIEKGEFVFLVGSSGSGKSTFLRLCLREERPSTGAVHVLGKDLGKLSNWKVPHMRRQLGTVFQDFRLLPNKTVAQNVAFALEVIGKPKSAINKVVPEVLDLVGLGGKEDRMPGELSGGEQQRVAIARAFVNRPMLLIADEPTGNLDPQNSVGIMKLLDRINRTGTTVLMATHDQAIVDQMRKRVIELDKGLLVRDQARGVYGYQS from the coding sequence GTGATCAGATTCGACAACGTCTCCAAGACCTATCCCAAGCAGAACCGTCCTGCCCTGCAGAACGTCTCGCTCGAGATCGAGAAGGGCGAGTTCGTCTTCCTGGTCGGCTCCTCCGGCTCGGGCAAGTCCACCTTCCTGCGCCTGTGCCTGCGGGAGGAGCGGCCCAGCACCGGCGCCGTGCACGTGCTCGGCAAGGACCTGGGCAAGCTGTCCAACTGGAAGGTGCCGCACATGCGCCGCCAGCTGGGCACCGTCTTCCAGGACTTCCGCCTGCTGCCGAACAAGACGGTGGCGCAGAACGTCGCCTTCGCCCTCGAGGTGATCGGCAAGCCCAAGAGCGCCATCAACAAGGTGGTGCCCGAGGTGCTCGACCTGGTCGGCCTCGGCGGCAAGGAGGACCGGATGCCCGGTGAGCTCTCGGGTGGTGAGCAGCAGCGCGTCGCGATCGCCCGGGCCTTCGTGAACCGCCCGATGCTGCTGATCGCGGACGAGCCCACCGGAAACCTCGACCCGCAGAACTCCGTCGGCATCATGAAGCTGCTGGACCGGATCAACCGCACCGGGACCACCGTGCTGATGGCCACCCACGACCAGGCCATCGTCGACCAGATGCGCAAGCGCGTCATCGAGCTCGACAAGGGCCTGCTGGTACGTGACCAGGCCCGCGGCGTCTACGGCTACCAGAGCTAG
- the smpB gene encoding SsrA-binding protein SmpB, whose protein sequence is MAKETGQKLVAQNKKARHEYTILDTYECGMVLTGTEVKSLREGRANLVDGYAYIQGGEAWIDNVFIPEYTQGTWTNHAARRKRKLLLHKMEIRKIESKVKETGHTLVPLSLYFKDGRAKLELALAVGKKLYDKRQTLRERQDRRESDRAMAAARRRQRG, encoded by the coding sequence ATGGCAAAGGAAACGGGACAGAAGCTGGTCGCGCAGAACAAGAAGGCGCGGCACGAGTACACCATCCTCGACACCTACGAGTGCGGCATGGTGCTCACCGGCACCGAGGTGAAGTCGCTCCGCGAGGGGCGCGCCAACCTGGTGGACGGCTACGCGTACATCCAGGGCGGGGAGGCGTGGATCGACAACGTCTTCATCCCGGAGTACACCCAGGGCACGTGGACCAACCACGCCGCCCGGCGCAAGCGGAAGCTCCTGCTGCACAAGATGGAGATCCGCAAGATCGAGTCCAAGGTCAAGGAGACCGGCCACACCCTGGTGCCGCTCTCGCTGTACTTCAAGGACGGCCGGGCCAAGCTCGAACTCGCCCTCGCGGTCGGCAAGAAGCTCTACGACAAGCGCCAGACCCTGCGCGAACGCCAGGACCGGCGCGAGTCCGACCGGGCCATGGCAGCCGCCCGCCGGCGCCAGCGCGGCTGA
- a CDS encoding HelD family protein produces MGAHGSAQHHRTTVEQDTVRDREIAGEQRHLDTVYHRLEEKLAEAEYILEDAAKRVQVGTPGALAERDAQVFRAGAHLHRLNSEFEDFLFGRIDLQQADAPEEHGIPSQTPLDPADPAVAETLHIGRLGVLDAEYGPLVIDWRAPAAAPFYRATPLEPGRVIRRRVIRSKGRKVLGVEDDLLRPDLTPTLGGEELPVIGDGALMASLGRARSHSMRDIVSSIQKEQDEVIRAAAAGATLVTGGPGTGKTAVALHRAAFLLYQDRRRYAGGILVVSPTALLVSYTEGVLPSLGEEGQVAIRAVGSLVDGIEAERYDSPEVARIKGSARMVQLLRRAARAALELDAPTELKVFARGEALRLDAARLRTVRGNVVGGGGTPLNLLRPRARRLLLDALWHEATRLLPKPANHFEREQRQEEREAFDEYVSDEAAFLDFLDAWWPAVTPRRVLATLRSGRHVNRIARKAVAPDEARLLAGSWRHLGERGEGPLSAHDVALVDELQLLLGEPARPKVREVDAVDLLTGLEEVTTAADRMSRQRERVPVERREYAHVIVDEAQDLTPMQWRMIGRRSRMATWTIVGDPAQSSWPFPQEAQAAMDEVLAGKPRRRHTLTVNYRNPAEIAEVAAKVLALAAPGTPSPSAVRSTGIEPRFAAVREPGAAAFAARARAELERLLGEVDGTVAVVVPMDRRAEARGWTEGLGDRVVALGSLEAKGLEYDATVVADPTGIAGESEAGLRVLYVALTRATQRLTVLSGPDDLPDADGVPALLR; encoded by the coding sequence TTGGGCGCGCACGGCTCAGCCCAGCACCACCGCACCACCGTCGAGCAGGACACCGTCCGCGACCGCGAGATCGCGGGCGAGCAGCGGCATCTCGACACCGTCTACCACCGCCTGGAGGAGAAGCTCGCCGAGGCCGAGTACATCCTCGAGGACGCCGCCAAGCGGGTCCAGGTCGGCACGCCCGGCGCGCTCGCCGAGCGCGACGCCCAGGTGTTCCGGGCCGGCGCGCACCTGCACCGGCTGAACAGCGAGTTCGAGGACTTCCTGTTCGGCCGGATCGACCTGCAGCAGGCGGACGCCCCCGAGGAGCACGGCATCCCCTCGCAGACCCCGCTGGACCCGGCCGACCCGGCCGTGGCGGAGACCCTGCACATCGGCCGGCTCGGCGTGCTCGACGCGGAGTACGGCCCGCTGGTGATCGACTGGCGGGCGCCGGCCGCCGCGCCGTTCTACCGGGCGACCCCGCTGGAGCCGGGCCGGGTGATCCGCCGCCGGGTGATCCGCTCCAAGGGCCGCAAGGTGCTCGGCGTCGAGGACGACCTGCTGCGCCCCGACCTCACCCCGACCCTGGGCGGCGAGGAGCTGCCGGTCATCGGCGACGGCGCGCTGATGGCCTCGCTGGGCCGGGCCCGCAGCCACTCGATGAGGGACATCGTCTCCTCGATCCAGAAGGAGCAGGACGAGGTCATCCGCGCCGCCGCGGCCGGGGCCACCCTGGTCACCGGCGGCCCGGGCACCGGCAAGACGGCGGTGGCCCTGCACCGCGCCGCCTTCCTGCTCTACCAGGACCGCCGCCGGTACGCGGGCGGCATCCTGGTGGTCAGCCCGACCGCGCTGCTGGTCTCGTACACCGAGGGCGTGCTGCCCTCGCTGGGCGAGGAGGGCCAGGTGGCGATCCGCGCGGTCGGCAGCCTGGTGGACGGCATCGAGGCGGAGCGGTACGACAGCCCCGAGGTGGCCCGGATCAAGGGCTCGGCCCGGATGGTGCAGCTGCTGCGCCGGGCGGCGCGGGCCGCGCTGGAGCTGGACGCGCCCACCGAGCTGAAGGTGTTCGCCCGCGGCGAGGCGCTGCGGCTGGACGCGGCCCGGCTGCGGACCGTCCGCGGCAACGTGGTCGGCGGCGGCGGCACCCCGCTCAACCTGCTGCGCCCGCGCGCCCGCCGGCTGCTGCTGGACGCGCTGTGGCACGAGGCGACCCGGCTGCTGCCCAAGCCCGCCAACCACTTCGAGCGCGAGCAGCGCCAGGAGGAGCGCGAGGCGTTCGACGAGTACGTCTCGGACGAGGCGGCGTTCCTGGACTTCCTCGACGCGTGGTGGCCGGCGGTCACCCCGCGCCGGGTGCTGGCCACGCTGCGCAGCGGCCGGCACGTCAACCGGATCGCCCGGAAGGCGGTGGCCCCGGACGAGGCGCGGCTGCTGGCCGGCTCCTGGCGGCACCTGGGCGAGCGCGGCGAGGGCCCGCTGTCGGCGCACGACGTGGCGCTGGTGGACGAGCTGCAGCTGCTGCTCGGCGAGCCGGCCCGGCCGAAGGTGCGCGAGGTGGACGCCGTGGACCTGCTCACCGGTCTGGAGGAGGTCACCACCGCCGCCGACCGGATGTCCCGGCAGCGTGAGCGCGTCCCGGTGGAGCGCCGCGAGTACGCGCACGTGATCGTGGACGAGGCCCAGGACCTCACCCCGATGCAGTGGCGCATGATCGGCCGCCGGTCCCGGATGGCGACCTGGACGATTGTCGGCGACCCGGCGCAGTCCTCCTGGCCGTTCCCGCAGGAGGCGCAGGCCGCGATGGACGAGGTGCTGGCCGGCAAGCCGCGCCGCAGGCACACGCTGACCGTGAACTACCGCAACCCGGCGGAGATCGCCGAGGTGGCGGCGAAGGTGCTGGCGCTGGCCGCGCCGGGCACCCCGTCGCCGAGCGCGGTCCGCTCCACCGGCATCGAGCCGCGGTTCGCCGCGGTGCGCGAGCCGGGGGCGGCGGCGTTCGCCGCGAGGGCCCGGGCCGAGCTGGAGCGGCTGCTGGGCGAGGTGGACGGCACGGTCGCGGTGGTGGTCCCGATGGACCGCCGGGCGGAGGCGCGCGGCTGGACCGAGGGCCTGGGCGACCGCGTGGTCGCGCTGGGCAGCCTGGAGGCCAAGGGCCTGGAGTACGACGCCACCGTGGTGGCCGACCCGACCGGCATCGCCGGGGAGTCGGAGGCGGGCCTGCGGGTGCTGTACGTGGCGCTCACCCGGGCCACCCAGCGGCTGACCGTGCTCTCCGGTCCTGACGACCTGCCGGACGCCGACGGCGTGCCCGCGCTGCTGCGCTGA